Proteins found in one Oncorhynchus gorbuscha isolate QuinsamMale2020 ecotype Even-year linkage group LG15, OgorEven_v1.0, whole genome shotgun sequence genomic segment:
- the LOC123996366 gene encoding urotensin-2B-like: MYCRFFPTYSGNHVYPQRGDTDAQNKILALLLHRSLEPIERNDSLGLEFANKLAELKEIEALKEDLELERELSSNTLAEDKSILRKRVEPCFWKYCV, translated from the exons ATGTACTGCCGTTTTTTCCCCACATATTCAGGAAACCATGTATATCCCCAAAGAGGAGACACAGACGCCCAGAACAAGATTCTAGCGTTGTTGCTACATAGAAGCTTAGAACCTATTGAAAGAAATGACTCTTTAG GTTTAGAGTTTGCCAACAAGCTAGCGGAGCTGAAGGAG ATAGAGGCTTTGAAGGAGGACTTGGAGCTGGAAagggagctctcctcaaacacaCTAGCGGAGGACAAGTCCATACTGCGGAAAAGGGTTGAGC CCTGTTTCTGGAAGTACTGTGTATGA
- the LOC123997568 gene encoding platelet glycoprotein V — protein MWSVLLFLLVQPLHTDSMVCPNSCMCNLEGAVKCVGNIRDVPKGMPTNMYLLQLNGTNMKVLNEQSLAMLPLMLRLGISHSPLDTIHPEAFHVAPQLLSIKLSSNALSSLPSRVFSPLVSLEQLHLDDNRLESIAPVLFEGLANLNELDVSNNAIAHLAPNVFHGLSSLRYLNLGRNSLQQLPPTLFHSLTRLQFLMLYNNKLERLELGAFDELANLLELKLHNNQIAYIPPEVFWALGNLMTLTMSSNLLQRVPNESFYHLPKLTKLTIYKNPLLSLPDKLMGQMPRMKEFYLYDTNLSTVPWSLFANMSGMERLSLHLNNKLRELPPDIFCCLPNLQKLSLKSNDIQDLHPDIFSKLANMNTLLLNDNKLRSLSEDIFKGNPSLASVELKNNQLRTLPGEVFSTAGGLRAVTLSGNPWDCRCGIRDIASWIKLNEGVVSDRTDVICRNPYPLLLRPLGSLLDEEFKCDVTTPSSSRSTRSSIELSHAVSTTALEEQEVVDFTATTTAPEAPSTQQTENPTESVRFTTPGTRRTTAATPTADVLDILDDDYIFKPMGTESLPVHVLSPPFHDRLVFENGLEFVHNNRLKGWVYLWTLPPNGAYVGFLMALHILLVATGVALILAAMYGMYRLHQATEDLGAILTNRKHAIISERKQKDPDKL, from the coding sequence ATGTGGAGCGTATTACTCTTTCTCCTAGTCCAGCCTTTGCACACCGACAGCATGGTCTGCCCTAACAGCTGCATGTGCAACCTAGAGGGGGCCGTCAAATGCGTGGGCAACATCAGGGACGTGCCCAAAGGCATGCCCACCAACATGTACCTACTTCAGCTGAATGGCACCAACATGAAGGTTCTGAACGAACAGAGTCTGGCCATGTTGCCCCTTATGCTGCGTTTAGGCATCAGCCACAGCCCCCTGGACACCATCCACCCTGAGGCCTTCCATGTGGCCCCGCAGCTCCTCTCCATCAAGCTGTCATCCAACGCCCTCTCCAGCCTCCCTTCCCGGGTGTTCAGCCCCTTGGTCAGCCTGGAGCAGCTGCATCTGGATGACAACCGTCTGGAGTCCATCGCTCCCGTGTTGTTCGAGGGTCTGGCCAACCTGAACGAACTGGACGTCAGTAACAACGCCATCGCTCACCTCGCCCCCAATGTTTTCCACGGACTGAGTAGCCTGCGCTATCTCAACCTGGGGAGAAACTCCCTGCAGCAGCTGCCCCCCACCTTGTTCCACTCATTGACACGGTTGCAGTTCCTCATGCTCTACAACAACAAGCTAGAGCGGCTGGAGTTGGGTGCCTTCGACGAGCTGGCCAACCTCCTGGAGCTCAAACTGCACAACAATCAGATCGCATACATCCCCCCCGAGGTGTTTTGGGCCCTAGGCAacctcatgacactcaccatGTCCTCCAACCTTCTCCAGCGTGTCCCAAATGAAAGCTTCTACCACCTTCCCAAACTCACCAAGCTCACTATCTACAAAAACCCTCTGCTGTCACTGCCTGATAAGTTGATGGGCCAAATGCCCAGGATGAAGGAATTCTACCTGTATGACACCAACCTCAGCACCGTGCCCTGGAGCCTGTTTGCCAACATGAGCGGGATGGAGAGGCTCTCCCTGCACCTCAACAACAAGCTGAGGGAGCTGCCCCCTGACATTTTTTGCTGCCTGCCCAACCTCCAGAAGCTTTCTCTCAAGTCCAATGACATCCAGGATCTACATCCAGATATCTTCTCCAAGCTGGCCAATATGAACACTCTGCTCCTGAATGATAACAAGCTTCGCTCCCTTTCTGAGGACATATTTAAGGGCAACCCCAGTTTGGCCAGCGTCGAGCTGAAGAACAACCAGCTGCGGACCCTTCCGGGGGAGGTCTTCTCTACTGCAGGGGGTTTAAGGGCTGTCACTCTGAGTGGCAACCCATGGGACTGCAGGTGTGGCATCAGAGACATTGCAAGTTGGATAAAGCTTAATGAAGGCGTGGTTAGTGATCGGACGGATGTGATATGTCGTAATCCGTACCCTCTACTTCTCCGCCCACTTGGTTCCCTACTCGACGAAGAGTTTAAGTGTGACGTTACCACACCCTCGAGCAGCCGCTCCACCCGCTCTTCGATTGAACTCAGCCATGCCGTTTCCACGACAGCTCTTGAGGAGCAAGAGGTGGTAGACTTCACAGCCACAACTACTGCACCCGAGGCTCCATCAACCCAACAAACAGAAAATCCTACTGAGAGTGTCCGGTTCACCACACCTGGGACTAGGCGCACAACAGCTGCCACACCGACCGCCGACGTTCTCGACATTCTTGACGACGACTATATATTCAAGCCTATGGGCACCGAATCGCTCCCCGTCCATGTCCTATCCCCGCCCTTCCACGACAGGCTGGTGTTTGAGAACGGGCTCGAGTTTGTGCACAACAACCGCCTAAAGGGCTGGGTTTACCTGTGGACGCTGCCACCCAATGGGGCTTACGTTGGTTTCCTCATGGCTCTCCACATCCTTCTAGTGGCCACAGGCGTGGCCCTGATTCTGGCTGCCATGTACGGGATGTACCGTCTCCACCAGGCCACGGAAGACCTAGGAGCAATACTCACAAACAGGAAACACGCCATCATATCAGAGAGGAAGCAGAAAGACCCAGATAAACTGTAG